The DNA window GAACCCAGTCCCGAGCCATTGCCGTTGCCCATCGAAACGCCGACCTTAGGCGCGTTTGCCATCCCGATGTTCGGCATATCCGTCTGCATCTTCAGGTGCGGATCGACATCGATCGTCGGCGCAACCGCCAGCTTTGGCTCAATCTTCGGAGGCGCTATCGGCGGCGTAATCTGCACCGGGCTGAACTTCGGCGGACTTCCCTTGCTTACCGGAGCTGGGCCCTTCTGTCCGCCGCCGCCACCCATCCGTATGGTCTTCACCGGGGCAGGGGGGCGAACCGGAGTCTCCAGTGACACAACGTTCAGCTGTTTGGGAGCCGTAATCTGGACGATCTTGCGCCCGACGACCCAGAGGATCAACCCAATGATCACAGCGTGGATCACAATCGCGATCGCCGTGGAGGTTGGGTCGCGCTTGACCGCCATCCGGTCCACCACCGCAACCGGCTTCGACTCCAGCACCAGCGGCGGCAGCTTCTTCGGAAAAAAGACGTCGTAGATGCTGTTCTTCAGCGACGCAAAGATACCCTGTTCCGGGCCCAGTAGATCCTTGCCGTCAATATGCAGTTCCACGTCCCGACGTGGAACTGAGACGACTTCTTCGCTCGGTTCAGTCTCGGGGGCAATCATCAACGAATTGGCCATAAAAAGTTTCGCCTCGGCGACTTCAGGGTCTGCGACCCTCGTCGCAAAACCTTATCGCTCCACTTCGAGCCGCAGCGGTACGCGTCCATCGCGCCCGATACCACTCTTGCCTGTACGTTCCCGGTCTTCCGCCGGATGACTCCAGGCAAATAAAACACTGGCCTGATGTCATTCTACAAACTTTCACACACGTCTGCCTCTAGGTTTGACGCACGTGAAGCCTGTCAGGTACGCCGAAATCATTTCGGCGTTAAATATCTTTAACTCCGTCCATCACATGCAATCTCTCGCCCTCGCCTTGAAGCGATTCGACATCTTCATCCCGGATACAATAGACGTTTGACCGCAGCTCTGTCTTGCTGCCTTAAATGCAGAGGAATCGATGCCGGAAGTAACCCCGAATCATGACCAGCCAAAAGGTCTAAAGTCTACCCTGAACCTCCCGCAGACCACCTTCCCCATGAAGGCGAATCTGCCGCAGAACGAGCCCGTGCGCCTCGCCGCGTGGCAGCAGGCGGACCTCTACGGCCAGATTCGCGCCGCCCGCAAAGGTGAGGCCAAGTACGTCCTGCACGACGGACCGCCCTACGCCAACGGGGCCATCCACCTGGGCCACGCCCTGAACAAGTGCATCAAGGACTTCGTCGTCAAGACCAAGACCATGGCCGGCTTCGACTCCCCTTACGTCCCTGGCTGGGACTGCCACGGCCTGCCCATCGAGATCAAGGTCGATGAGCAACTCGGCCGCAAGAAGCTCGACATGCCAGCCATCTCCGTCCGCCGCGCCTGCCGCGAGTACGCGCAGAAGTACGTCGACCTGCAGAAGTCCCAGTTCGAGCGCCTCGGCATCTTTGGCCGCTGGAACGACCCCTACCTGACGATGTCCTTCGCCTACGAGGCCAGCATCCTCGAGACCTTCTACGAGTTCTTCGAGAAGGAGTTCGTCTACAAGGGCCTCAAACCGGTCTACTGGTGCATCCACGACAAGACCGCCCTCGCCGAGGCCGAGGTGGAGTACGAGCAGCACACCAGCCCCAGCGTCTACGTCCGCTACAAGCTGACGAGCGCCCCAAATCCGGGTCAAGGTTTGGGTGCCCCATCCATCGCGCCTTTGTATCATGCGATGGGTGGGTCTGCCACAGATGTCTACGCCATCATCTGGACCACCACCCCCTGGACCCTTCCGGCATCCCAAGCCATCGCCTTCAACCCCGGCATGGAGTACGTCGCCCTCGCCACGCCAAACGCCACCTACATCGTCGCCCAGGCGCTTCTGTCAGAGGTCATCGTTCGCTGCAACCTGATGAGCGCGGCCAACCCATCCGAACCCGCATCCCAGGCCGACATCGTCGCCGTCTTCACCGGCGAGCACCTCGAACACGCCACCTTCCACCACCCCTTCCTCGATCGCGA is part of the Granulicella aggregans genome and encodes:
- a CDS encoding energy transducer TonB, with protein sequence MANSLMIAPETEPSEEVVSVPRRDVELHIDGKDLLGPEQGIFASLKNSIYDVFFPKKLPPLVLESKPVAVVDRMAVKRDPTSTAIAIVIHAVIIGLILWVVGRKIVQITAPKQLNVVSLETPVRPPAPVKTIRMGGGGGQKGPAPVSKGSPPKFSPVQITPPIAPPKIEPKLAVAPTIDVDPHLKMQTDMPNIGMANAPKVGVSMGNGNGSGLGSGNGNGMGPGSGGNTGGGIRQIGGSVSAPKVVSQVDAEFTEEARKAKYMGVAIVDVVVDERGMPIRVRVVSDPGMGLGDKAKEAVQQFRFKPGMDNGKPVKTEVQIQVDFHIY